In Halarcobacter mediterraneus, the genomic stretch CTATAAACTTTTCATGTAATCCCATTTTTCTTGATGAACAAGTTGTATGAATAGTTATTGGTTCATCTATTTGTGTAAACTTTAAATTCTCTTTTAATACATCTAAAGTAAACTCAATTGGCTCATAAACCTTCATTCCATCTTGGAAACTTTCAAGCATCTTTTTAGTACAAGGACTTGTATCACAAAGTATTGGATACTCTCCAAAATTACTAATCTCTTTTAAAGCCTGCTCTAACTCATCACTTTTTTGTTTAGCTTGCTTATTAAACCCTTTTGAAGAAAAAGGCATTCCACAACATAAGCTATCTATATTCTTAGGAAATAGTACTTGGTAACCAGCTTTTTGAAGTAAGCTAACTGTTATATCAAAGAGTTCTTCTTCAACTGTTGTTTTGCTATCTCTTCCCATTGTTCTATTTATACAAGAAGGGAAATATACAACTTTTTTATCTACAAGTCTTTGCTCAAAGTTTGTATCTATTGAAGTTGGTCTTGGTAGACTTGCACTCCATTTTGGTAAGTTTCCTTTTGTTAGGTCTCTCATAGAAGAAGTGAAACCTTCCATACTTGGTGTTCCAATCATCTTATGAAGTAAATTAGCTCCACCTAAACCAAATTTCATTCCCTTTAAAGTTGTAGAGAAATTATTTGCTACAAAAGAAGCTATTTTATCAGCTCTAGAACTTATTTGTTCAGCTCTTAAATGTTTTGTTAAACTTCCAGTATCAATCTTAACAGGACAAGCAGTTGAACATAAAGAACATGTTGCACATGTTTCTATTCCATCATATTGATATAAATCTTTATACTCTTTAGCCTCCTCAAAGTTTCCTTCTCTTTCAAGCTTAGAGATTTCTCTATTTATAACAATTCTTTGTCTAGGAGTTAAAGTAATATCATTTGAAGGACAAGTAGGCTCACAGAATCCACACTCAATACAAGTATCAACTAACTCATTTGTTGCAGGCATTGCTTTTAAGTTCTTTAGGTGAGCTTCTGCATCATCATTTATAATAACACCAGGATTTAAAAGTCCTTTTGGGTCAAATACTTCTTTGATTCTTTTCATCATTGAATAAGCAGTTTTACCCCACTCTACTTCAATAAATGCAGCCATGTTTCTTCCTGTACCATGCTCTGCTTTTAAACTTCCTTGATATTTTACTGCAACTGATGAAACTACATCATTCATAAACTCATCATATCTTTTTACTTCAGATTCAATTGAGAAGTCTTGAGTAAATACAAAGTGGAAGTTACCTTCTAATGCATGTCCAAAAATTAAAGCCTCGCTATAACCATGTTTTTTAAATAGTGCTTGTAGCTCCAATGTAGCTTCAGCTAGCACTTCAATAGGATATGCAACATCTTCAATAATAACAGTTGTTCCAACTTCTCTTACTGCTCCAACTGCTGGGAATAATCCTTTTCTAATCTTCCAATAAAGAGTATACTCACGAACATCTTTTGTAAAATAAATATCTCTTACAACAGAGAACTCTTCAAGTAACTCTTCCAGCTCTTTGATTTGAACATCTAAGGACTCATCATTTACTGCTCTTGTTTCTATTAGAAGTGCCGTTACATTTTCATCAAAATCTTTAATATACTCTGGCATCGCTGGATCATTTTCAATACTTGCAAGTCCTGCTCTGTCCATAAGTTCAACTGCATCTACTGTAATAGTTTTTGCTTCACGTGCAAGTTTGATTTTAGTAACCGCATTACAGGCTTCTTTTACATCTTTAAAATAAATAAGTGCTGAAGCTTTATCTTTTAAATCTTCAACTGTTTCATAAGTAATCTCTTCAATAAAGGCTAAAGTTCCTTCACTACCAATAATTAAGTGC encodes the following:
- a CDS encoding FAD-binding and (Fe-S)-binding domain-containing protein, whose protein sequence is MLEGKYQEFYNEVSKIIDTKKLFTDKLHTLAYGTDASFYRLIPKIVIKTDNAKEVEEILKLSNAMELSVTFRAAGTSLSGQAISDSILIVTSRNFRDFRISDDKSAITLQPALTGQEVNNLLAPYGKKIGPDPASINAAMIGGIAANNASGMCCGISQNSYKTLKSMKLIFADGTKLDTANEESKQAFKLSHKDLIEGLEKISKETKSDEELSALIAKKFKIKNTCGYSINALIDFDDVFEILQHLIIGSEGTLAFIEEITYETVEDLKDKASALIYFKDVKEACNAVTKIKLAREAKTITVDAVELMDRAGLASIENDPAMPEYIKDFDENVTALLIETRAVNDESLDVQIKELEELLEEFSVVRDIYFTKDVREYTLYWKIRKGLFPAVGAVREVGTTVIIEDVAYPIEVLAEATLELQALFKKHGYSEALIFGHALEGNFHFVFTQDFSIESEVKRYDEFMNDVVSSVAVKYQGSLKAEHGTGRNMAAFIEVEWGKTAYSMMKRIKEVFDPKGLLNPGVIINDDAEAHLKNLKAMPATNELVDTCIECGFCEPTCPSNDITLTPRQRIVINREISKLEREGNFEEAKEYKDLYQYDGIETCATCSLCSTACPVKIDTGSLTKHLRAEQISSRADKIASFVANNFSTTLKGMKFGLGGANLLHKMIGTPSMEGFTSSMRDLTKGNLPKWSASLPRPTSIDTNFEQRLVDKKVVYFPSCINRTMGRDSKTTVEEELFDITVSLLQKAGYQVLFPKNIDSLCCGMPFSSKGFNKQAKQKSDELEQALKEISNFGEYPILCDTSPCTKKMLESFQDGMKVYEPIEFTLDVLKENLKFTQIDEPITIHTTCSSRKMGLHEKFIELAKMCSTNVIVPENVKCCGFAGDRGFTFPELNQSALRFLKDDVKGAKYAFSTSKTCEIGLSETSGLDYNSIFYLVDKCTN